The genome window AGCATATATGggatgataataataaatttgataTCATATTAATTATTAGTGGCGACGGAGTACACCTAAactgtggtggtggtgggaggAGGAGATCAGTTGCCTCCATCCAGAGGACCGGAGCTAATATAGTTTCCCGGTGGGTCATACTCACAAACCACGAACCATCCTCCTTTGCTGCACTTGCACTCAACACGAGCGCAGCCGATCCTCTCGGTGGTCCGCCACACAATCTGGGTGAAGTGGCCGCATTTCTGGTTGGGGTTGCATTGGTTTGACTTGATATCGTAGAAGTCATATTCGCTAGCCCAATTCTGCACCGCCTTCGTTGGTGTCCAGTGGTCAAGAAACCCCCAGAACTGGTTCTCCCCGTAACCACTGCCGGAGTGGTTGTGAACGTCGCAGTCAGTGGCGGCACGTAGGTTTGCCCATCGCCGGGCTTGGCGAGCTAGCTTCCTGTCCCACTTCAAAGGTGGCACTTGGAAGCGTGACCGAATTTCGTTGTGTGCCGTTAAAAACTCACGCGCTACAGCGACCCTGGTTTTGACGACCGTGAGTGCGTTCGACAATCCTCCGACGGGGTTGCTGTTTTCATTGACATCCGGTTTGGTAAAAGTAGTAGTGTCATCGCCGGGTTGTTGATGGGCGCAGCAAGAGACAACAAGggcgaggaggaggaggaggaggaggaatggAGAAAGTGACATTGGCGTGGGTTTGGGTGGTGAAATGGTATTTGGATGAATGGCTGCTCTCTCAGGATGCGAGAGCAGCAGTGGATATGGCTAGGACAAAAGAGACGGGAAACATGAGACTCTTAATTACTAATTTCTAACGCCACTCTCTATAATTAGCAAATTTTAGTCTTAATTTGGAATTGGTGATCGATTTTGCAGATTGATATCTTCTTCACCGGCCAATCAATTGACCATAAATAGAAATAGTCTACACGGATGGGAAACATGCATGTCTTATTTACCatccaaatttttttgttgaaattgcattTTGGACTTTCAAATGCATCATCCCCATATTTTTGACGTAATTCCTAATTTGACGCAAATCCAAGTCTAGGAATATGATTTAGAAAACTCTGTCAAGTTTCATGTCAATAATGTATGACAATCTGTCATCCATCTGTGCAAATGTTCTAACATtgccattattttttttgggtgtgcGTTTATGACAATAAACTCATGAAATTGTCGGGGGAATGATGTCTAATCTTTTAACTTGTGCTGTTGAGAAAATCCTAATAGTAATATCACATATTGCAGTCTCTTCCACGGATTAAAGAATCACCTTAGGTTTGGACTATCCAATACAAGCAAGGTTCCAAAATTTCAAAGCTTTTACTTTTATGATTTATCCTTCAAGCAGTAAGTAACTCATTGGAATAGAAACCCAGGATAGTCACAATCCATATCTAGACAGCACTGGGAACTCAAATTTTGTACGCAAAATAAATAAGCTACTAAAATTAAAATGGCTTAGTTAAAAACGAAGCAATTACAGAAAGATGGTACATCCGGGTgcattttgtttttgtacatCTGAACCGTTCATGGCATACTAAGGTCCAGTTACAGTAAACCAAAAACTTCATCGCAGGCCTTTTCATGCCAAGGAAAATTAGCAAAGCCCTCATAGCCCATCAATACAATTTAAAGGGTAGGAGCTAAACCTCTTCGCAGCCTGttaattacaatttacaagacAAATCAGCGGTCAAAACCCGTTTGAGTTTGACAGCACAACGAAGAAAAACAGAGTGGAGAAAGAAATGACAGATGATAAATGACCTGTAGCATCTCCGGCGCTTACACCAAATTCAGCAGAAACTGAATTCTTTATAGATCGATTAAAGTTATCCAACTCCTCTGAATGTGAACCGTAAACTGCTTTAATGGTGTCCCTGCAACCACTGCAAAGCAAAAACGAGTGACAAATCCAAAATGCAAGTAGCAAAAAAGAAAGCCAGAGGGTGCACCTGCATGCCTCCTTGTTGAATTTCTGCTCGTCAATTCCATAAAGAGAATTGAAAACATTGGGCTCCACTCTACAAAAATATGGACGATCTGTGGTGGAGGAATAAGCAATTACAGTGAGAAGATTTCAGAGGTTGAGGCTTCCAATATTGACAACTAGACCAAAAAAAGCAAATACATCACCAGAGTAGATAGAACAAGTGCGTGTGTTTTTCTGATAGTGTACGCACCATCCATCGGCGCCCACCAAGCTTCTGTATAGCTGAAAGCAAAACATGGGGAAGAATTATTCAAGGCACCTGAAATTCGCTATCACAGACACTGTTTCAGATCTTCCTTTTAAAAGCACATCTCAAAGGCACTTATTCAGTGTTTAGGGTATAGGGTCTGTTGGAGTGTCGGTGCCAACCTCAATATCTTTAGGGTCCGTGAAGATTTCTTCAGGAGTGGCAAAGGAGTAACCTTTAGCAAGCTTGCAGCAGGCACCGCAACCCTTCACGCAACTCCAAAGAGGTTCCTTTCTGTCGCCTCCAAAGCCCTTCGTCTTCTTTGCTCTCTGCTGTGGCCGGCGGGCCACCGAGCTCATGACGCCGCCAAAACATGGCAAGGCAGCGGCCTGCGACATTTGTGGTGAGTAGTGGATGGATTGGTTTACTTGGACCCATATTTGTCGCAATAAAATGAATTaaggtgtaaaaaaaaaaaaaaaaaaactagtctcTCTCattgtatataatataataaataaaaaaatctctaGGAACGTAAGTCCACATTTGTTAATATGTTTGTGGATTAAAGAATAGCATTTTGTTTTTGAACCATGGGACGGAAGAGGAGGAAGGAAATTAACTtgaacccaacccaacaactacAACCGTgccatttttcatgtttcatgtgCATTTCGAGGAAAACAATATTATAACTTCACAACCATTACTTTTCaatcaaaattgaaataaaatgatCAGCAAAACGAATATGCTGTCTTCTCCTGTGTTATAATTAGCTGTTCAATGCATAAACAGGAAAAGCATTGCCGACAtgccaaaataataaaatttaattaacgTCGTAATTCTAGTCCAATGACAAACCATAACAATCAAAAGTACCGAGTTCCACCCAGAACAAGCAAATTTAAAACATCCAAACGATAAGAAACACGAGAAATCAAAGGTCTGCAAAACAACTTCTTGCAGTACAGTAAGAGCCGCAATTAGAGACCGGTTTTAGGGCGACTCGCTGCGCCTCAGAGAACGGTGGTTGTAATCAGAATCATCAATTGGGCTCCTGTCATCTTTAGGACTCAGACTTCGGCTACGACCATTGGCTTCAGAAGGACTTTGATGGCCCCGATCAACAGGGCTCACTCTTTCAGGGCTTTTTCCCGCGGGGCTATTGCCATAATCTGACCCCTCTTCATGGCTATCTAGTTTCCTGTTCATTGGAGAACCATGCGGACTGCCTTCATCAGGAGTTTCGCTGCGATGCCTCCGCTTTAAGGGTGGGGGACTGTTCCTTGGCATGGGGCTCAATGATCTATCCTCACGCTCGAGGCTTCGTTCCCTTTTTGCTGGTGGGGATCTCGAACGGCTGGAAGTGAAGAACCAATTGAGTCAAAATATCACAAAACATACCATTCATCAAAGCCAAAAAAGGTCACACTTAATATGAGGTGTTGCACAACAACCTTCCTCCAACACTTCCCTCCGTAAAATCCTAACAAAAAAGTTGTTCAAATATCTTTCCCTTTAGCCAAAATAGATACCTTAGGTTCTGCTCTGGACACAAGCAGATAACAATATACATATTAGATATTTATTGATATCAATCTTCTCCATTCTCAGTCTCAAAATGTAATGTGTGAGGAAAACAAAACTATTAGCAGGTCTTCATGTTTCCATTATTTTGAGAGCTAATTTGAAAACCTCTTCCTGGAATTCCTAAAAATATGTTTTGCCATTTACCAAATACAAAGAGATACATCTTCCTTGATTTGAAAATGATATTAAAAAACACTAcataaaacaaagcaaaaaaaagggCTACTGACCGCTCAAGTCACGACATAAATAAAGTGCGACTAAGCCTCTTCAACAACTATGTTGTCAATTATATGAACTGTGTAAAGCATGAACAGAAACCAAATAGCAATGGAGCAACTAAGGGGAACAAAGACAAAGAAGACAACTCACCTGTAACTGCGGCCTCGGCTGTAACTCCTGCTGCGACGGCGAGGAGATAGAGATCTATCAGGAGATTGAGAATAACTATGTTCACGTCTGCAATAGAAAGCAGACAATAAGAAGTTGCCGATACATCAAGCTTTTGCAATTATGATTTACAAGACAGAACAGGGCTAATAACTATAATCTGAAACAAGATTACTTCAATTTCTTGGGACTGTTCTTGCAGTTTCTCTCGATATGACCTCTTTCACCACAGCGATAACACTTGTTCTTCCAGTCCCCAGCTTTGCAGTCTCGAGCCCAATGGCCATCAATGCCACAATTAAAGCAGCGTCCAGAACCTGGAGGAGGACCTCTGCCCAAATATTCTCGGGAACCACGAGGTACCTATCCATACCCGAGCAACCCGAAAGGCAACTTTGGTCAAGCCAGTTAACTCCCAAGTGACttgtataattattataaaGAAAAAGGCAGAGAGAAATCCAACGGAGAAACACAAATCAAACAGAGGTTAACAGCACATAAAAAGGTTTTACTTACCAAACAAATGCCAATCTGACAAGCAAAACAAATAGGGCCACACGAAtacaattgagttttcctattaATAAAGGATCTAGGCTAAGCTTTCCTGTAGCTAATATTTCCACTTTCAAAGGGACTTATACAGCAGTACACTCTCTAGTAGGATCAGATGGACACTCACGATGAGCTTCTTGACATCTACTATCCTTTTACCAAAGACATGTACGCGTTTGACGAGATCATATACTTGTTGAATGTTTGCTtcaagataaaagaccataaaccTCCTCATACTTCTTCCTCGTTTACTATTTTTAATTCTAAATGGAAATAGCAAAAATAACTatcaaacacaaaacaaaacattcTAGAGGTATCAAGCAAAATGAGTTCTCACAAATGAAAAACAGTTTACAGCAAAGTTTTTTTATAATCAGTTTTTAACATATTTGTTACTGACATGTTGCCACTGATCATTAGTACGTAAAATGCATATAATCACTAAATTGGTTCTACCTCTCCTCTTACGGAAGTCAGGTCATTGTTTAAACACCATGGCCAACACGGTGTATACTCTCACCCTTTACATTTCTGATGATTTTCTTAGGAAGACTCTTACAAACAAAATTGGTTCTACCTCTCCTCTTACGGAAGTCAGGTCATTGTTTAAACACCATGGCCTACATGGCGTATACTCTCACCCTTTACATTTCTGATGATTTTCTTAGGAAGACTCTTACAAACAAAAGCATTCAATTTAGAAAGGTGCACGTTGAAAATGCCATGAACATGATGAAGCCATCATCAGAAAACAACATTGACAATAAAATATTAACCAGCACAAAActaaaaaaagaggagaaagaaaagagagagcagAAGGTTTTGAGAAGGAGGAGTGGGGTTTAAATACATGAGCAGCGTTCTCCCCAATCCACCTTCCTATGGCCATTTGACAGTAACGATTTACCTTCACAAAAGAGCATGTCTACAATCTGACTCACAAAGAGTCGGGAATATTATCAAACTTACCCCCTTAGCAAATTCAACAATGATACGGCTCCCATCAAAGTCACGACCATCTAAGCTGTATCTTGCATCATCCGCATCCCGAGGATCACTAAATTCCTGTTGGAAAAGGTGAGGCAAGAAATAGGCAAAGTACCCAGATATGTGAAACAAAAGTGGCAGACCTCTATCacagagaaaaaaatgaaacaaactcTTGGTATAAATAATCCGATGGAAAAACAGCAGACCAGAAAAAAGGAGTAACACTTACAACAAAGGCATAATCACGCTTCATATCCACATCTCGTACTCTGCGGAAATGGTTGCCACAAACAGGTAAGGCCATCATTACTTAAGTACTGCTACTGTATGATACTTCATCCCTCACAGTCGTACTAAACACCAGTTTGAGATTGTTGCCATTTTGATAAAAACACGCAATAACATTATAGTAAGAATCGCCCGAGTCTCCTATACACTCGGCATGAATTTCCACCAATAGCACCAAGGCGACCCTCTCACCATAGGGACTCCAGGTTAGGCAAAAAGCCCAGAAACCTTCAACAAGATCATTCAAGTTAAAAAAGTATGACACCTAGCAGGCACAATGTTCCCACATAGACAACACGTGAACAGTTTAGCGTGGTTCCAAGCAAAAGCAAGCTTGGCAATGACCTTAAGTCTTAACCCTCTCATACATTGATACACTTCACTCCGCACCTTAAACCAACTGCTACCCACAATTCCAAGAAGCTAATTTCAACTAGTGGAATAGAAAAAATTGAACCGAATGAAAGCTTGCAGCATTAAAGAATACCATAAAATCCCCAAATATACCAAGCGAACTATTAATGTGCCAAAAATTTCAATAGGAGGACGAATaggagggaaaaagaaaacctcAATGAGAACATCACAGTTACGAATTCAACTTCTTTAAGGTTCAAATCAATTCATAATCTACTAGTAATAAATATTTCTCCTGTCAGAAAAGCGATTTTTACCTCCCATATCTGCTAAAAAGCCTCTCCAGATCCCGTGAACGCGTCCGCGAGGATAGGCGACCCACATAGAGACGCGTATTGCCGTGTCGATCATCGTAACGAGGCATATTCGAACTCTGCAATAAAACATCACCCATTAAACCAGTAACTACATAAACGGCATCGGCATCCATATCAGAATTAAAAAAACGATTTACAAGGGAAAAGGTTGTAATTTCAGAAAATAAAACCAACCAGACCGAAGCAAGAATTACGATAACTTAGAAATCGATCGTACCGAGAAACGCGAAAGGTAAAAGCAGAAGATCGACTAACCCTAGTTGCTGTTCGGACCTTGAAAGAGTGCACGGCTTGGTCATGTCTATCTGATATTTGTATGACAAACTAAACAGATTGGACGAACAGGATCGCTTCCTGTCAATCTAAGGGTCATGTAGACTGTTAAAAAAAATACGTGGAGATTGAACGAACAGGATCGCTTCTTGTCAATCTAAGGGTCACcaagacaataaaaaaaaatacgtgACGTCATTAACATTttatttgctttgtttttcaaGATGTAATTACGAATTTTATAATACACGATTAAACAAATATTAATGAATGTATTTTTTGGCTTAAtgaatattaattaaatttagcttttcatgtattaaaaaaatgaaaaatgcttTGTATCCCTAATAAATTCGTCCATAATCACGtggcaattacattgttttaacacagtttcttattacattatttatgATTAACACAGTTTCTTATTACATCGTTTATGACTAATAGTCTCTTATTACACTTTTATGtacataattacattgtttaagtgTTGTAATTTTTATACActgtttcaaaaataatgtaataaaaaatgtaattaagaaTGCTCATGTTAAATCTATCAACAATGGGTCTTTATGGAAAAAGTTTTACGTGTTGaatccgaatatgtaattttttttgaaatttaatatgtattttgagaaacaaaacattttgaagtttcgtttaagaaatgaaaaagtaaaaagttGTGATGTCATATTGCTTAGTAAGCATGACACATAGATTATGGACATTTATGGATAATTTCATTAGGAATACATAGCGTTATTGAAATGCGATGGAGGGTGTTTTGACAAATTTGtctttaaattaaatatttgtcAAATTTAACATTAAAAATGACTAATTAAAAATATACATGTCGGTCTCACTTCACATTCAACGCTCAATATTAAATGAGGTAACTTTtagggtctcaaacattattcttttaaaaaatatttataattttatgctttttaattttatgttttcctaCCTGTGAGACTTGAGacttcaaattgctcaaaacagctatttttgttttggaattttgaagccaatagactaaaaAGTCAAAATGCTCTAAAGATACGCAATCAATCACTTTTAatgcttttttagttttttgtttcaataacATGAGGCCATATCACGAATTTCTACCTTAGAACTCATTTGGAAATGGGTTGGTTTCAAGAGCAGTATTTGATCGGTGGTCCATTAACATGTTATGAATTTCAAGCAACAAATTCAAGCGAAAATATGCATAATTTCGATGGATCTAGATCTATATGTAGATTTGTTTGGAAGATTGCTCGAATTAATAGATCTGTCTTGCTcaagttatttttgttttgtttgtttagtctAATCATGTATAATCCAACGTAGTTTATAATACGTGTTTGTAATTTCATAATGCAGTCCGATATTATCCAGCGTTTGTAAATTCTTAAATTGCTTTCGTGACACTAGGTTTAATATTTGCTATTTTGGAATGACATGCAGGGGTTTCAaccctttttaaattttgtttttcacgttttagctaTTTTTCGTATTTTAAAGAAATCAAAATagaaacaattttgaaaattctcaatgtaATTAGTTCCTTAAACTTCACTTCTCATGTATATATAACGTGAATATTAAATGCTTTtaacatttggtcataaaaagaaaattgtggtttttttttttgtgtgaaaaaAATATAGAGTAATTATAGATAATCTATctcctcttgttcttgcttcCCAGCAACaaagtaaaataaaacaaaaaccgGAAGAAAAACCCCCAAGCAACAGTAATCCAAAGGCAATTCCATTTGCTTATATCGGTGATTCCCTGCTGCTGCAATATATCACGTCCCGTAGTGACGCAGGTGTTCCCGGATATGTTCATGCCCAGGGCAGTGCTCATGCTGTTCAAAAGCTTCGTCTTCAAGGACAGAGGCACCGAGCCCAGGGGGGTATTATCGAACATTTGTACCCCTCTCACAAAGCACTTGGTGGGGTCATCGAACTCGTTCTGAAGAACTCCTTCGTAGGGGTACTTTACCAAGGAGATGTAGTGAAACCACAGCCAGTAGGGAGGAATCCGGTCGCGAGAGATGAAGAACCCACTGAACAGGACAAAGTATGCCAGAATCGCTACCACCACTGTGTAACCCAACATCACGTGCGAAACGACGCCGGATAAGAACGTCACAAACGAGCTTCCTGCCCAGAAAGAGGCCAGCatggtgaaaaagaaaaagcagaaTCCCGAAAGCCCGCCTGCAAGGCCCACGGCCCAAAAAGTTGTTGCCGCGAAGGCCAGGGATAGTAAAATCAAGGATGGGACTGAGATGATGGAGTGCGCCAGAACGTATGAAGAGCGGCGATAAGCATTGTAAGCCGTCTCTCTCATGAAGATGTAGCGTTCTTGGAGAAAGACCGGAATGGCCTCTGCGCAGGTGTAGAAGGTGGTGGACATGGCAAATGCGAAGA of Tripterygium wilfordii isolate XIE 37 chromosome 13, ASM1340144v1, whole genome shotgun sequence contains these proteins:
- the LOC120013010 gene encoding uncharacterized protein LOC120013010, with the translated sequence MSQAAALPCFGGVMSSVARRPQQRAKKTKGFGGDRKEPLWSCVKGCGACCKLAKGYSFATPEEIFTDPKDIELYRSLVGADGWCVHYQKNTRTCSIYSDRPYFCRVEPNVFNSLYGIDEQKFNKEACSGCRDTIKAVYGSHSEELDNFNRSIKNSVSAEFGVSAGDATGCEEV
- the LOC120012272 gene encoding pathogenesis-related protein 1C-like, producing the protein MSLSPFLLLLLLLALVVSCCAHQQPGDDTTTFTKPDVNENSNPVGGLSNALTVVKTRVAVAREFLTAHNEIRSRFQVPPLKWDRKLARQARRWANLRAATDCDVHNHSGSGYGENQFWGFLDHWTPTKAVQNWASEYDFYDIKSNQCNPNQKCGHFTQIVWRTTERIGCARVECKCSKGGWFVVCEYDPPGNYISSGPLDGGN
- the LOC120013009 gene encoding serine/arginine-rich splicing factor RS2Z32-like isoform X2; protein product: MPRYDDRHGNTRLYVGRLSSRTRSRDLERLFSRYGRVRDVDMKRDYAFVEFSDPRDADDARYSLDGRDFDGSRIIVEFAKGVPRGSREYLGRGPPPGSGRCFNCGIDGHWARDCKAGDWKNKCYRCGERGHIERNCKNSPKKLNYSQSPDRSLSPRRRSRSYSRGRSYSRSRSPPAKRERSLEREDRSLSPMPRNSPPPLKRRHRSETPDEGSPHGSPMNRKLDSHEEGSDYGNSPAGKSPERVSPVDRGHQSPSEANGRSRSLSPKDDRSPIDDSDYNHRSLRRSESP
- the LOC120013009 gene encoding serine/arginine-rich splicing factor RS2Z32-like isoform X1, translating into MPRYDDRHGNTRLYVGRLSSRTRSRDLERLFSRYGRVRDVDMKRDYAFVEFSDPRDADDARYSLDGRDFDGSRIIVEFAKGVPRGSREYLGRGPPPGSGRCFNCGIDGHWARDCKAGDWKNKCYRCGERGHIERNCKNSPKKLKREHSYSQSPDRSLSPRRRSRSYSRGRSYSRSRSPPAKRERSLEREDRSLSPMPRNSPPPLKRRHRSETPDEGSPHGSPMNRKLDSHEEGSDYGNSPAGKSPERVSPVDRGHQSPSEANGRSRSLSPKDDRSPIDDSDYNHRSLRRSESP